A single region of the Ptychodera flava strain L36383 chromosome 9, AS_Pfla_20210202, whole genome shotgun sequence genome encodes:
- the LOC139139674 gene encoding tyrosinase-like, which produces MIERDSSYHFTVISCLLALLFHRYDALLPKTCISSDILSSKECCPLASGTAEQCGGPGRGRCEDLQVQVTDVTDGFDGDKERFQWPTTFFNRTCHCFGNFEGVDCSMCKFGWTGPNCDVKRQRVRRNILQMGKDDVEKFKRYLLMAKDTVSDYMIPTTLYQDMDDGRNPQFNEINVYDQFVWYHYYVARQNLVQTTQTNTNIEKSSVFADFAHEGPAFLTWHRAYLLTWERALREVSGDDDFTIPYWDWAGESDCNVCTDEYFGGSDATDNNTLTGSFENWRTLCADFENLSERGQLCSNNVNESSLPFLTRNPGGNERPQLQKLPSKEAVYYALSVRDYDNLPRDYDYLDNNWTQSDCSFRNLLEGFADSEHRTGLHVRNGEVTQLHNSVHLYLNGTMSLVPTSANDPMFLVHHVNIDRIFEKWLRRHGATRDEFPSKSTPTGHSRYSYMVPFFPVYTNNEFFQRSENFGYTYEGIDDQGLPLDSNERELELKAVNQMEKCKPITPPDDYSFDFTLLILIAVCGAILFLLVLIIVAFCCCCKSRSGYEKV; this is translated from the exons atgATTGAAAGAGATTCAAGCTACCATTTCACAGTCATCTCCTGTCTTTTAGCCTTACTCTTTCACAGATATGATGCACTTCTTCCTAAGACTTGTATCTCGAGTGACATTCTTTCCTCCAAGGAATGTTGTCCCCTAGCCAGCGGGACGGCAGAACAGTGCGGCGGACCAGGCCGGGGTCGTTGCGAAGACCTGCAGGTACAGGTGACGGATGTCACCGACGGTTTTGACGGCGACAAGGAACGTTTTCAGTGGCCAACAACGTTTTTTAATCGAACTTGTCATTGCTTCG GGAATTTTGAGGGAGTTGACTGCAGTATGTGCAAGTTCGGGTGGACTGGACCAAACTGCGACGTAAAAAGGCAGAGAGTCCGACGTAATATTCTACAGATGGGCAAAGACGACGTCGAAAAATTTAAACGGTATCTACTGATGGCCAAAGACACAGTGAGTGATTATATGATACCAACAACGCTCTACCAAGATATGGACGATGGAAGAAATCCTCAGTTCAATGAAATCAACGTGTATGACCAATTTGTGTGGTATCATTATTACGTCGCGAGACAAAACCTGGTCCAGACGACACAGACCAACACCAATATCGAAAAATCGTCCGTGTTCGCTGACTTTGCACACGAGGGACCGGCGTTTCTCACATGGCATAGAGCTTACCTGCTCACATGGGAGAGAGCTCTACGAGAG GTATCTGGTGACGATGATTTCACAATACCATACTGGGATTGGGCCGGAGAATCTGACTGCAATGTGTGCACCGACGAGTATTTTGGGGGAAGTGACGCAACAGACAATAACACACTAACGGGTTCCTTCGAAAATTGGCGAACTCTTTGCGCTGACTTTGAAAACCTCTCCGAACGAGGGCAGCTGTGCAGCAACAACGTCAACGAGTCCAGTCTACCTTTTCTGACGCGCAACCCTGGCGGCAACGAAAGACCACAACTGCAAAAGTTGCCAAGCAAAGAGGCTGTGTATTACGCCCTCAGTGTCAGAGACTATGACAACCTTCCGCGTGACTATGACTATCTTGACAATAACTGGACCCAGTCGGACTGCAGTTTTCGAAACTTACTGGAAG GCTTTGCTGACTCAGAGCACAGGACGGGACTTCACGTCCGTAACGGCGAAGTCACTCAGCTACACAACAGCGTCCATCTGTACCTGAACGGCACAATGAGTCTGGTACCGACATCAGCAAACGACCCGATGTTCTTGGTTCATCACGTTAACATAGACAGAATCTTCGAGAAATGGCTCCGAAG GCATGGTGCGACACGTGACGAATTCCCCAGCAAGTCCACTCCGACAGGACACAGCCGCTATTCCTATATGGTTCCCTTCTTCCCCGTGTACACCAACAACGAGTTCTTCCAGAGATCGGAAAACTTCGGATACACTTACGAAGGAATTGATGATCAAG GCCTCCCTCTCGATTCGAACGAGCGTGAGCTTGAATTGAAAGCTGTCAATCAAATGGAGAAATGCAAACCAATTACGCCACCGGACGATTATTCTTTCG ATTTCACTCTATTGATACTTATTGCCGTTTGTGGTGCAATATTATTTCTTCTTGTGCTCATTATTGTCGCCTTCTGCTGCTGCTGCAAATCACGGAGTGGTTACGAGAAGGTGTGA